In the Ochotona princeps isolate mOchPri1 chromosome 14, mOchPri1.hap1, whole genome shotgun sequence genome, CGGTACGTGCTCCACAGTCAACAACTTTCACATTCAAGGCTCACTATCAAATACAGCACACCTAGCAGGGATAGGGAATAGCATAATTTCATTTCAGTGACTTaacccttttttcattttttctattttttaattttatttttgacaatctttacatagtaattagggtaaaaaggttcaagggctacaggaaagtgggtaagactatttccacattgtttccttcatgtatctcaggtaaagggggatattaagggagaagccccacccaatctcccacccaccccaggtcctggatatggggcatgctccgagggtcctgctcaagtggttttgataattcaacagttatgaattgctgccaatctcaccactccaagcacgatgaggtcattgaagaatctactgattgatatagtccgtCTTAGAGTCTCCGCTTGCCCAGTTTtttactgccaacatatggctgaggtggttggttgacttgttctgtcctctgtcttttcatggttagggttctgagtcccgcagttcgactggggagatccccaaagaaacattgtctgaggtgatcccagaccagattcttgtatgtactagcaagaacagggcccggcacagtccatcgcccaatcagctggtggttgcaattgctgggttggttctgtttccagcgctgtcttccacgcaaaccaatgggttgttgcagtccagcctggttctgcccagcatacactcatccctcacatcaaccagtgggagctgcagcctagtcagagcgacccacaatgacccccactaggcccactccctgccctagttccagtgcttgccagtatgtatatcagactagtccagtctgttacAGTAAAACAATCATGCTTCCCTAGCAAATTTTCTCCATCATGACCATCAGTTTTAAAGAGCTGTCTGCTCACTTCGGTATCCTTTCTGTCCACTAGTCTTGTGATAGAAAAAACTAGGATTAGAAGAAACTAGTTGGCAGCCACTTTTGACAGTGGCTCCTTTGGTTTTCCAGTTTAATGACCCAAGAACTCTTTTTGAGAATGATGAGTTTGTAGGCAGAATGCTTGAGAAAGTATTCCTTCAATATAGGAATTAAGACAGGGAAGAGCTTTCTTCCACCAGCAACTCTTCTCAAAACTTGCACGATTATCACCATTGGCTTTGGTGGAATATTCTGGTGAATAGTGACTACAGTGTCTTCCTCTGCACAGCTGTGGCTACATTCTGAGTTCTTTGGACACCAGAAGGAAAGCTTAGCTATCTGGATAATCTTGCCCCCTTCCTCAATACAAACCAAAAGCAGTCTGCAAAGATCACAGTTCCCACAGCTTTCTCTCTCCAGGGTCACTCAGAGAATGTTAGAATTGGAAAGGTCTTAGAGACTTTCAAGTCCAATCAGGTCATTTTATTACGAAGAGCTGAAGAGATCTGTCTAATGAATGCATCTTTTGAGGAATGAGTCTGAGATTTGATCTTCTCTtccctatgccacagtgccaccaCCGACGTGGCTTGGTCCAAAAAAGCTGTCCTCCAAAAACGAGTGTTTCTGGTTTTAtatctgcttcttatccagctgttCTGTACTTGTGGGTTTGCCAGGTTATTAATCACTCTCATGAtttcctacatttttttcctgccCACAGCTGCCAGAATTCTTTCAATGTATTGAGAATTTTACTAAGGAAAGCAAGAAATCCAGTCTCCTGAAGACTCAGGGTATTTCACTGGTGGAGGCCCAGAAAATGCTTACTCAAAATGTGAACACTATGTCCCTTGTCAGTGGCACCGGGGAAGAGAAACAACAGCCCAAGACAGTCTTCACGTGCAGGGTGGTGAAGAAATCGGAGCGCAAGCCAGAGTCCATGACTGAACTCCTGCATCGCAGCCTGGTGTCCGACTCGCTCTTGCCCGTGGAGAGGCTCTTCCGGTCCCGCCAGAGACTCGTGCAGATGGGCATCCCACCCCCCATGCACTCTTTTCCCTATGACATTCTCGTCGGTCACTCAAAAGCTTGGACTCTGATCACCTCTGAGCAGGAAATTTCGAAAGTCACAATGCCACAATGGACAGGCTTTCTCAGC is a window encoding:
- the C14H9orf153 gene encoding uncharacterized protein C9orf153 homolog, with translation MSLIKNKSPSTGNEASEDLGYSLPEFFQCIENFTKESKKSSLLKTQGISLVEAQKMLTQNVNTMSLVSGTGEEKQQPKTVFTCRVVKKSERKPESMTELLHRSLVSDSLLPVERLFRSRQRLVQMGIPPPMHSFPYDILVGHSKAWTLITSEQEISKVTMPQWTGFLSSPLPRKICEDRLPKVFLVYREKQFIDLKDLELKYFKGLVKWSRTTSISFSKISYDADKRYVESRDMPVIFPPLTRKTLFVYPQVDYEKEANYRLRWEI